In a single window of the Raphanus sativus cultivar WK10039 chromosome 9, ASM80110v3, whole genome shotgun sequence genome:
- the LOC108827557 gene encoding pentatricopeptide repeat-containing protein At1g64580 yields the protein MIRSLSTAITSSPKRFVHRNLHRKKPNHPKRAFSATATDDNYTDLKLDDAIGLFRAMVRTRPLPPTVDFSKLLTAIAKMKKFDVVITLCREMERLGIPHNMYTCNILINSFARCSHPSLALSFLAKMVKLGYAPDIVTLGSLLNAFDLSDATSFVERIEEMGYRPNVVIYNTLIDAHCKGGDVGDALQVFDVMKKRSVVTYNAMIRGLCKSGRWSEADELLREMMEERRIEPNVVTFGVLIDACVKEGNVLEAKELYEEMMRRSVDPDVRVYNSLINGLCILGKLDEARKMLDFMVGKGCVPNVVTYNTLIKGFCKSKRAHDGLKLFCEMNHRGVRGDTFTYNTLIHGYCRVGKFSVAQKVMRRMSESRVPRDVVTFNILLDCLCDIGKIDKALAIFRDMEKNEMGFDIFTYNIIIHGMYKAGKVEDAMELFCSLGLKGVKPDVVTYRTMISGLCRIGLRHEADVLFRQMTEDELLLLYNL from the coding sequence ATGATAAGATCTCTCTCCACCGCCATTACATCGTCTCCCAAGAGATTCGTTCACCGCAATCTCCACCGGAAGAAACCTAACCACCCAAAGCGAGCTTTCTCTGCTACTGCCACTGATGATAATTACACAGATTTAAAGTTAGACGACGCGATCGGTTTGTTCAGAGCCATGGTTCGAACTCGTCCCCTCCCTCCCACCGTCGATTTCAGTAAACTGCTAACCGCCATCGCGAAGATGAAGAAGTTCGATGTCGTCATCACTCTCTGCCGAGAGATGGAGCGGTTAGGGATCCCTCACAACATGTACACGTGCAACATTCTCATCAACTCCTTCGCCAGATGCTCTCACCCTTCTCTCGCTCTATCCTTCCTCGCGAAGATGGTCAAGCTCGGGTACGCTCCCGACATCGTCACGCTCGGCTCCTTGCTCAACGCGTTCGATCTCTCCGACGCGACGTCGTTCGTGGAACGAATCGAGGAGATGGGATATAGACCGAACGTTGTAATCTACAACACTCTCATCGACGCGCATTGCAAAGGCGGAGATGTGGGCGATGCGCTCCAAGTGTTCGACGTAATGAAGAAGAGGAGTGTGGTTACCTACAATGCTATGATAAGGGGTCTTTGCAAGTCCGGGAGATGGAGCGAAGCCGATGAGTTGCTTAGGGAGATGATGGAGGAGAGGAGGATCGAGCCGAACGTGGTTACTTTCGGCGTGTTGATCGACGCGTGTGTTAAAGAAGGGAACGTCTTGGAGGCTAAGGAGCTTTACGAGGAGATGATGCGTAGGTCTGTGGATCCGGATGTTCGAGTTTACAACTCGCTCATCAACGGTCTCTGCATCCTCGGCAAGTTAGACGAGGCGAGGAAAATGCTAGACTTCATGGTGGGCAAGGGCTGCGTACCGAACGTGGTGACGTACAACACTCTCATCAAAGGGTTCTGCAAGTCCAAGAGAGCGCACGACGGGCTGAAACTCTTCTGCGAGATGAATCACAGGGGAGTGCGCGGCGACACGTTCACTTACAACACTCTTATCCACGGTTACTGTCGGGTGGGGAAGTTTAGCGTCGCCCAAAAGGTTATGAGGAGGATGTCTGAGTCTCGCGTGCCTCGTGACGTCGTTACCTTCAACATTTTGTTGGATTGTTTGTGTGATATTGGGAAGATAGATAAAGCGTTGGCGATTTTTAGGGATATGGAGAAGAATGAGATGGGATTTGATATATTTACGTATAATATCATCATTCATGGGATGTACAAGGCGGGTAAGGTGGAAGATGCCATGGAGTTGTTTTGTAGTCTGGGCCTTAAAGGAGTGAAGCCTGATGTTGTAACGTACCGGACAATGATCTCGGGATTGTGTAGGATAGGGCTACGGCATGAAGCGGATGTGCTGTTTAGACAAATGACAGAAGATGAGCTTCTGCTACTGTACAATTTGTAG